The genomic segment CGCCCCTGCGCTCCACCGGCAGCACGGGCAAAAGCACCGGCAAATCGCCGCGGCGCATCTCCTCCACGCGCACCGCCATCTCCGCGACCGTCGCCCCCTCGAAGAGTGCGCGAAGCGGCAGCTCGATGGCGAAGACGTCCCGGACGCGCGAGACCACGCGAGTGGCGAGGAGCGAATGCCCGCCCAGCTCGAAGAAGTTGTCGTGCACCCCCACCCGCTCCAGGCGCAGCACCTCCGCCCAGATCCCCGCCAGCACCTCTTCCACGGGGGTGCGCGGCGATACGTAGGTCTCCTCGGCCGAGGCGAGATCCGGAGCCGGGAGCGCCTTGCGGTCCAGCTTCCCGTTCGGGGTGAGCGGGAGATGGTCGAGCGACACGAACGCACTCGGCACCATGTACTCCGGCAGGCTCCCCCGCAGGTGCTCGCGCAGCGCGTCCGTCTCCACGCGGCCCACCACATACGCCACCAGCCGCCTGTCACCCGGCGCGTCCTCGCGGGCCACGACGACGGCCTCGCGCAACCCGCCGTGCCGGTGCAGCACGGCCTCGATCTCCCCGAGTTCGATGCGGAACCCGCGCACCTTCACCTGGTGGTCGTTGCGGCCAAGGAACTCGATGGTCCCGTCCGCGTTCCACCGCGCCAAGTCGCCGGAGCGGTACATCCGCGCACCCGCCTCGCCGCCGAACGGGTCCACCACGAATCGCTCAGCGGTCAGCCCCGGCCGCCCCAGGTAGCCGCGCGCCACCCCGGCGCCGGCGACGTACAGCTCCCCCTTCACGCCCACGGGCACCGGCCCCCCGCGTGGGTCGAGGATGTAGATCCGCGCGTTGGCGATCGGCCGCCCGATGGAGGACGCGCGCCCGTCCCCGATCCCGCCGCACGCGTGCGCGGTCGACTGGATGGTTGCCTCGGTGGGGCCGTAGAGGTTGACCACCTCTCCCGCGCCCGCCGCCAGCGCCTCATCCACCAGTGAGGCCGTGAGCGGCTCGCCGCCACAGAAGACGATCCGGCACGGGAGATAGCCCCCGTCCGGCAGCGCGCCGAGCACCGCCTGCAGGAGCGTGGGGACGAACTGCGCGATGGTGACGCTGCCCTCCCCGATCACGCGAGCGATGGCGCCAGGGTCCTTCTCCGCGCCCGGGGGGAGAAGGAGCATCCTCGCGCCCGTGGCGAGCGTCGTCCACAGCTCCCACACGGAAGCGTCGAACGAGATGGACGTGCGCTGCAGCACCGTGTCGTCCGCGCCGATGCCGAACGCGCCGGCCTGCCACACGGTGTGGTTGACCAGGCTGCGGTGCTCGACCAGCACACCCTTCGGCCTTCCCGTGGAGCCGGAGGTGTAGATGACGTACGCGAGGTGGCCGGGCCGCAGCCCCGTGCCGTCGAGATTCGTCTCCGGCTCGCCCGCCCACGCCGGAG from the Longimicrobium sp. genome contains:
- a CDS encoding amino acid adenylation domain-containing protein, which translates into the protein MGPDARVAISVERGPVMVVGLLAILKAGGAYVPLDPAYPADRLHYMLEDSAPAALLVQASVAPSFAEVGVPTIVLDAAAPAWAGEPETNLDGTGLRPGHLAYVIYTSGSTGRPKGVLVEHRSLVNHTVWQAGAFGIGADDTVLQRTSISFDASVWELWTTLATGARMLLLPPGAEKDPGAIARVIGEGSVTIAQFVPTLLQAVLGALPDGGYLPCRIVFCGGEPLTASLVDEALAAGAGEVVNLYGPTEATIQSTAHACGGIGDGRASSIGRPIANARIYILDPRGGPVPVGVKGELYVAGAGVARGYLGRPGLTAERFVVDPFGGEAGARMYRSGDLARWNADGTIEFLGRNDHQVKVRGFRIELGEIEAVLHRHGGLREAVVVAREDAPGDRRLVAYVVGRVETDALREHLRGSLPEYMVPSAFVSLDHLPLTPNGKLDRKALPAPDLASAEETYVSPRTPVEEVLAGIWAEVLRLERVGVHDNFFELGGHSLLATRVVSRVRDVFAIELPLRALFEGATVAEMAVRVEEMRRGDLPVLLPVLPVERRGALPVSFAQERLWFIDQLEPGNAVYTMPAALRLGGALDRAALERALGEILRRHEALRTTFMEVDGSPVQVVAPFAGFTLPVDDLSGLGDTDREAAVRRRGGEEARRPFDLSAGPLFRAALLRLDAEDHVLLLSMHHIVSDGWSVGVFFRELSALYAAYREGKDSQLAELPVQYADYAVWQREQLEGEVLDRQISYWRERLVGAPELLELPTDHPRPAVQTFRGATVPVEFSPELLERLQALGRSEGATLYMTLLGAFQVLLSKYGAGEDIVVGSPIAGRPRREVEELIGFFVNTLVLRTDL